The following coding sequences are from one Diadema setosum chromosome 9, eeDiaSeto1, whole genome shotgun sequence window:
- the LOC140233026 gene encoding endonuclease/exonuclease/phosphatase family domain-containing protein 1-like: MGMVTSCCGRRPKKSRLHSEHDLMSPTHKRHRRDISATYSANDFVMTLDQLNINQATEEELMTLPNINRNIAKNILQYRNHIGGFRKAEDLALVSGVGANKLGLIRMEIYCGKYDPGCQATPSSSRKSGHRPGSAPVVKHSPETRVDVNKATPAELSKVSGIGSELAQRIVDFRNEYGHFKFLTDVSKVPDIGTYYFEKIRNYLTIDDNESMCSTSTSVSVIEDFSSDSLPLLRDRPNGSLPSGVGCKKTQVTAATQTDCPAMPTPFATMPRRKSRTLLRRSSSHRIGRVRLASWNLQQLTLEKVRNPGVREVICMTILENGLGLLACQDIVDSTALDEVCAELNHPRLGPVKAWSGPRGNWTSITATSGDIKKQNERVSGFLWDTSQGVRLKHSYQLKLTANRTISSPSSSHHVPFLGRFALLHAELSVLCVSFGRRNQGNGLNAEEVPVLEAVARTIDQYFPDKECMAIACDAFPDQDVNGHSPLMTGSFIQVSPRGQLSNGVQQNVQLVYTNNLLFSTELHKSFRGSCGVVQEGLSHPLIPAGWSWGGAVSDHCLSWAELFFQL; encoded by the exons ATGGGTATGGTCACTAGCTGCTGTGGGCGGCGTCCCAAGAAATCCCGCCTCCACAGCGAGCACGATCTCATGTCACCGACGCACAAGCGACATCGGCGGGACATCAGCGCTACCTATAGTGCCAATGACTTCGTCATGACGCTGGACCAGCTCAACATCAACCAGGCCACGGAGGAGGAGCTCATGACCCTCCCAAACATCAACCGCAACATCGCCAAAAACATTTTGCAGTACCGCAACCACATCGGGGGCTTTCGCAAAGCAGAGGATCTCGCCCTCGTGTCGGGTGTTGGTGCCAATAAGCTGGGCCTGATACGTATGGAGATTTACTGTGGGAAGTATGACCCCGGCTGCCAGGCCACACCCTCTTCCAGCCGTAAGAGTGGCCATCGTCCGGGTTCAGCGCCTGTGGTGAAACATAGCCCAGAGACCCGAGTAGATGTGAATAAAGCCACTCCAGCAGAATTGAGCAAGGTGTCGGGCATCGGGTCAGAACTTGCCCAGCGAATCGTGGACTTTAGAAACGAATACGGCCACTTTAAGTTCCTCACTGATGTCAGCAAGGTTCCCGACATTGGCACCTACTATTTTGAAAAGATCAGAAACTATCTGACCATTGACGACAATGAGAGCATGTGTAGCACATCAACATCGGTGTCTGTCATTGAGGATTTCTCCTCGGATTCTCTTCCACTCTTGCGGGATCGGCCGAACGGATCCCTGCCTTCCGGAGTGGGTTGTAAGAAAACTCAAGTCACTGCTGCCACGCAGACAGACTGCCCTGCTATGCCTACCCCATTTGCCACTATGCCAAGGAGAAAGAGCCGAACGTTATTGCGCCGTTCATCATCACACAGAATTGGCAGGGTGCGTTTGGCCAGTTGGAACCTCCAGCAGTTAACCCTGGAAAAAGTGAGGAATCCAGGTGTCAGAGAAGTGATCTGCATGACAATATTAGAAAATGG ACTCGGCCTACTAGCTTGCCAAGATATTGTAGACAGTACTGCACTAGACGAG GTCTGTGCTGAATTGAACCACCCTAGACTAGGTCCTGTGAAAGCCTGGTCTGGCCCACGCGGGAACTGGACCAGCATCACAGCCACATCAGGAGATATCAAGAAACAG AATGAGAGAGTCAGCGGATTCCTGTGGGACACCAGCCAAGGGGTGCGGCTCAAGCACTCCTACCAGCTCAAGCTGACGGCCAACAGGACCATCTCTTCCCCCTCATCATCTCATCATGTCCCCTTCCTGGGCCGCTTTGCCCTGCTCCATGCAGAGCTCAGCGTGCTCTGTGTCTCCTTCGGGAGGAGAAACCAAGGAAACGGTCTGAATGCAGAG GAGGTCCCAGTGTTGGAAGCAGTTGCCCGCACGATTGATCAGTACTTCCCAG ACAAGGAGTGCATGGCCATCGCCTGCGACGCCTTCCCAGATCAGGATGTCAACGGTCACTCCCCACTGATGACCGGCAGTTTCATCCAGGTATCACCAAGGGGTCAGTTGTCGAATGGGGTCCAGCAGAACGTCCAGCTGGTCTACACCAACAACCTCCTCTTCAGTACAGAACTGCACAAGAGCTTTCGAG GATCTTGCGGCGTCGTCCAGGAAGGCTTGTCGCATCCGCTGATCCCGGCTGGCTGGAGTTGGGGTGGAGCGGTGTCTGATCACTGCTTGTCCTGGGCAGAACTCTTCTTTCAGTTATGA